The following is a genomic window from Litorilinea aerophila.
CCAGTTCATCCGCACCCGACAGATCACGGCCCGGGCTTTGACCGAGATGTACCTGAAGCGGCTGAAGCGGCTGGGTCCACAGCTGGAGTGCGTGGTCACCCTCACCGAAGAGCGGGCCCTGGCCCAGGCGGAGCGGGCCGACGCGGAGATCGCGGCCGGGCGCTATCGGGGGCCCCTCCACGGCATCCCCTGGGGCGTCAAGGATCTCCTGGCCACCCGGGGCATCCCCACCACCTGGGGAGCGCCCCCCTACCGGGAGCAGATCATCGACGTGGACGCCACCGTGATTCAGCGGCTGGAGCAGGCCGGCGCCGTCCTGGTGGCCAAGCTGACCACCGGCAGCCTGGCCTGGGGCGATGTGTGGTTCGGTGGGCGGACCCGCAGCCCCTGGAACCTGGAGGAGGGCTCCAGCGGTTCATCGGCCGGCTCGGCGGCGGCCACCGCGGCCGGGCTGGTGGGCTTTGCCATCGGCACCGAAACCCACGGCTCCATCGTCTCCCCGGCCACCCAGTGTGGCGTCACCGGTCTGCGCCCCACCTTCGGCCGGGTGAGCCGCTACGGGGCCATGGCCCTGGCATGGAGTCTGGACAAGATCGGCCCCCTCTGCCGTAGCGTAGAGGACTGTGCCCTGGTCTTCGACGCCATCCACGGGCCGGACGGCTTCGATCCCACGGTGGTGGATCGCCCCTTCGAGTGGGCGCCGCCGGCCGACCTCTCCCGCCTGCGCATCGGCTACGTGGCGGATGCCTTCGCCCAGGAGCAGGAAATGCGGGAGCAGGATGAGGCCACCCTGGCCCGGCTGCGGGAGTTGGGCGCCCACCTCATCCCCATCCAACTGCCGGACTTTCCCATCGACGCCGCCCAGATCATCCTGTACGCGGAGGCGGCTGCCGCCTTTGATGAGCTCACCCGCAGCAATCAGGATGACCTGCTGGTGCGCCAGGGAGAGGAGGCCTGGCCCAATCGTTTCCGGGTGGCCCGTCTCATTCCCGCGGTGGAGTACATCCAGGCCAATCGCCTGCGCACCCTGGTGATCCAGGCCATGGACGCGCTGCTGCAGGAGATCGATGTCTACGTGGCGCCCTCCCGCAGCCAAAACCTGTGGCTGACTAACCTGACGGGCCACCCGGCGGTGGTGGTCCCCAACGGCTTTCGCCCCAACGGCCTGCCCACTAGCATCACCTTCACCGGCCGCCTGTATGACGAGGCCACCGTGTTGGCCGTGGCCAAGGCCTACCAGGACGCCACCGACTTTCACCTGCAGCGGCCACCCCTCCCTGACCCCGGCCGGGAAGCCTGAACGTTATATCCTGGTCTATATCTGCAACCTGTATCTGGATCTATCGACTTCATCGCCCAGATGGGTTAGGTTGAAGGGGCCTGAAGAGTATCTGGATCCCAAGATGTTGACTTTGATCCCTGTGAGTAGCTTCCAGGCCCCGGTTGCAGAGACCGGGGGCTTTTTCGTATAGGAGTGCAATGTGATGACGTCTCAATTGGATTTGAATGAAATTCGCCGCCAGCTGGAAGAGGAGCGGGAGCGGCTCTTGGAAAAAGTGCGCGTCCGCAACGGCAACGACAGTACTGGCGCGGGTCGCAATCCGAACCGTACCGATCTGGCCAGCGATTACCTGGCACGGGAACGTCGGACCGCGCTCCTCTCCATGGAGCAGAAGATGCTGGCCCAGATCGACGAGGCGCTGCAGCGGCTGGAAGATGGCACCTATGGCCGGTGCGAGTCCTGCGGGGAACCGATTCCGCCGGAGCGCCTCGAGGCCTTGCCGTACGCGACCCTCTGCGTTATCTGCCAGGAGCGCAGCAGCAGCTCATCGTAGGGGTGGGCCGCCGTGCCCGCCCGTTGTCCCTGGCCGGAATGGGGCGAATCATGGTTCGCCCACAGTTCGCCCACACCGATTGGCCCCGGGCGGATGAAGGGACGGCGATGTAGG
Proteins encoded in this region:
- a CDS encoding amidase translates to MSTQIHPEEPREPAGSPDPVPAIADEAIQAAVHLVGLDFTPEERSMMVNGLVQNRTRYEELRRVPLANSVPPALRFDPAPPTPASAAPHRRPLTPGPVTLPPLPADLEELAFLPVTHLAQFIRTRQITARALTEMYLKRLKRLGPQLECVVTLTEERALAQAERADAEIAAGRYRGPLHGIPWGVKDLLATRGIPTTWGAPPYREQIIDVDATVIQRLEQAGAVLVAKLTTGSLAWGDVWFGGRTRSPWNLEEGSSGSSAGSAAATAAGLVGFAIGTETHGSIVSPATQCGVTGLRPTFGRVSRYGAMALAWSLDKIGPLCRSVEDCALVFDAIHGPDGFDPTVVDRPFEWAPPADLSRLRIGYVADAFAQEQEMREQDEATLARLRELGAHLIPIQLPDFPIDAAQIILYAEAAAAFDELTRSNQDDLLVRQGEEAWPNRFRVARLIPAVEYIQANRLRTLVIQAMDALLQEIDVYVAPSRSQNLWLTNLTGHPAVVVPNGFRPNGLPTSITFTGRLYDEATVLAVAKAYQDATDFHLQRPPLPDPGREA
- a CDS encoding TraR/DksA family transcriptional regulator, which codes for MTSQLDLNEIRRQLEEERERLLEKVRVRNGNDSTGAGRNPNRTDLASDYLARERRTALLSMEQKMLAQIDEALQRLEDGTYGRCESCGEPIPPERLEALPYATLCVICQERSSSSS